From the genome of Leptotrichia sp. oral taxon 847:
ATTTTTTTCTATAAGCAATAAATCCAGTCTTTTCTTCATTTTTATCCCTTTTTTCAAAGATTGTTTTACTAAAAATAAAATATTTGAGACAATAATCATTATTATGATAAAATATTTTCCTTAATTTTATATTTATTTTATATTATTGTAAGATTATTGAAAATTCTGAAAAATTTTGTGTAAAATGAGCACAAAAAATATTTTAAAATTTCTAGCTAATTAAAGCATTATAACATATTTTTATATTTTTTTGAAGTTTTTTGAAAAAATTTGAATTAAATAAAAAAAATTGTTATAATTGAATTAAGAAAAATAATTATATAATATTAGAAATTTAGGAGGAAAAATGTTATCAGTTATTTTGGCAGCTGGAAAAGGAACGCGAATGAAATCTTCAATTCCGAAAGTTTTGCACAAAGTAAACGGTAAACCAATGTTAAAATTGGTTACTGAAGTGATTGAAAATGTAGGAATTACAAAAAATATCTTTATTTTGGGACACAAAAAAGAAGTTGTGCTTAAGGAGATGAACGATATAGAATATGTAACTCAAGAAGAACAGCTTGGAACAGGACACGCAATCTTAATAGCAAAAGATAAAATTGAAAAATACAAGGAAGATGTTTTAATAACTTGTGGTGATACGCCACTATTAAAAGAAGAAACACTAAAAAATTTGAAAAAGGCGTTTGAAGACAAACAATTGGATTGTATCGTTCTTTCGTGTAAAGTAAAAAATCCATTTGGCTATGGAAGAATTATTAAAAAAAATGGAAAAATTACAGATATTGTGGAAGAAAAAGAAGCTACAAGTGAAGAAAAATTAATAGATGAAATAAATACAGGAGTCTATATTTTCAAATATGAAAGTTTAATTTATGCAATTCAAAAAATTGATAATAATAATTCTAAAGGTGAATATTATTTGACAGATGCTATAAAAATCTTGACAAGTGAAAACTATAAGGTGGACAGCTATCAAATAGACGATGAAAGTGAAATATTGGGAGTGAATTCAAAAGTTCAACTTGCACAAGCAAATGAAATTTTAAAAATGAGAAAAAATACTAGCTTAATGAATAGTGGGGTAATCTTGATTGATCCTAAAACAACATATATTGAGCAGGAAGTAAAAATAGACGAAGATACTGTAATTTATCCAAATGTTGTAATTCAGGGAAATACAAAAATTGGGAAAAATTGTGAGATTTTGTCAAATACAAGAATTGAAAACTCTGTTATTGGAGATCATGTGAGAATTGAAAGTTCGGTTATTGAAAGCGCAGTAGTTGAAAATAGTGCGACAATTGGGCCTTTTGCACATTTAAGACCAAAAGCGCACTTAAAAGAAACAGTTCATGTCGGGAATTTTGTTGAAATTAAAAATGCGACGCTTGAAAAAGGAGTAAAATCTGGGCATTTGACTTATATTGGAGATGCACAGGTTGGGGAAGATACAAATATCGGTGCTGGAACAATAACTTGCAATTACGATGGAAAGAATAAACATAAAACAGTGATTGGAAAGGGTTCATTTGTTGGAAGTAATTCAATAATTGTAGCACCAGTGAAAATAGGAAACGAAGCATTTACAGCAGCTGGATCGGTAATTACAGAAGATGTTCCAAATAAAGCTTTGGCATTTGGGAGAGCAAGACAAGTTAACAAAGAAAAAAAATAATTTTATCAGCGAAAGAAGGTAATAAAAAATGATTTCATTATCATCGAAAGACAAAGAAAGAATGAGGATATTTGCAGGTTCTTCAAGTAAAAAATTAGCCGAAAAAATTGCAAATTATTTAGATATGGAACTAGCCTCAATTCAAATAGTAAAATTTGCGGACGGAGAAACATTTGTAAAATCAAATGAAAGTGTGAGAGGTTGTAAAGTATTTGTTGTACAGTCGACTTCAAAACCAGTAAATGAAAGCTTAATGGAACTTTTAATATTTATTGATGCGCTAAAAAGAGCTTCAGCAAAAGAAATTATAGCAGTTATGCCTTATTATGGATACGCAAGGCAAGATAGAAAAGCAAGTCCCAGAGAGCCGATTACATCAAAATTAGTTGCAAATTTATTGACAGTTGCAGGAGCAACAAGAGTTATTACAATGGATTTGCACGCAAGACAAATCCAGGGATTCTTTGATATTCCAGTGGACCATATGGCAGCACTTCCAATTTTAGCAAAACATTTTATAAAATATGGATTTAGTCCAGAAGACACAGTTGTTGTATCACCTGATGTAGGTGGCGTAAAAAGAGCAAGAGGCCTTGCGAATTGGCTGCATACTCCACTTGCAATAATTGATAAAAGAAGAGCAAAAGCAAATGTATCAGAAGTTATGAACATAATTGGGGATGTAAAAGGTAAAAAAGCAATTTTAATCGACGATATGATTGATACAGCTGGAACAATTTGCAATGCAGCTCAAGCATTAATAGATAAAGGAGCGACAGAAGTTTACGGATGTGCGACACATGCAGTGTTTTCAGGGCCTGCTGTTGAAAGGTTAAAAGATTCGGCGTTTACAGAAGTTGTCATAACAGATAGCATAGAATTGCCTGAAGACAAAAAATTTGATAAATTAAGAATACTTACAACGAGTAAAATGTTTGCAGAAACAATAAAAAGAATAGCAACAAGTGAAGCAATCAGTGATTTGTTTGAAATGCCGGCAACATCTACGGAACAAAAATAAATTATGGGAAAAAATAAAAGAAGAAGCGCTACTGTAAAAGAGGCTGTAAGAGTGATAAAAAATGGAGGAGTTGTCATATTCCCAACGGATACAGTCTATGGAATTGGAACTCTTCCGCAAAAAGAATCTGTTGCAAAAATTTACAAAATAAAAAAAAGAGATTATAGTAAAAAAATAATTGCGTTGATAAGTGATATAAAAGTATTAAAAAATTTAGTACAAGAGTCTTGTGAAAATATGTCAAAAATAAATAAAGTATTGGAAAAATACTGGCCTGGAGAGTTGACGGTAATTTTTCGTGCAAATAGAGATTTTACAAAAAAATTTGATGTGCAAATGACAACTATTGGTATAAGAATTCCTAAAAATAAATTGGTTTTGGAATTAATTGAAAAGTCTGGAGGAGTTTTACTTACAACGAGTGCTAATATTTCTGGAAAAAATTCTGTTTCCAAGATTAAAAATTTGGATTTTGAAATACAAGAAAAATCGGATGCAGTAATTTTTGATGAAAAAAATGAAAATTTGACAGGAAAACCATCAACAATTGTGAAATACGAAAACGGGAAATTAACTTTGCTGCGGCAAGGAAATATTTTATTTGAAGAAATAGAAAAAAATTTAGATTAATAAATTGAAAATTAAAATTTTAATAAAAGGAGAATATATGGCAAAAGTAGTGAATCCTAATTCTGTAAGCAATATGGATTTGATAAATCAAAAAGCACAAGCTAAAATGCAGCAATTAGTTCAAAAAATTGGAAAAGGGAAAAGAAGAGTGACAGTAACTTTTTCAAAAATGTCAAGAGGTTATGTTGCAAAAATGATTGAGGAAATGAAAAAAGCAATGGCACAATATGAAAGACAATTACCAAATCTTTTTAGTTTTTTTAATTATTTGGAAAAAGAGGTGAGAATTACAAAAGAAAATAAAAAAGAAAAAACAAAAGATGTAAAATTTTCGTATGAGGAAATAGATTTTTTTAAGTTGCAGCTAAATGAGACAATAAAAGGGATTGACACGCAAGTTGCAACATTAAAATGGTACAATTTAATAAAAAAAGGGTTATTTAAGACGCTAAAAAAGCAGACTGAAACTGTTTTAGAAGAAGTTAAAAACGGAAAAACAATTAAGAAAAAATAAAAAAAGAAACATAATAAAATAAAAGGGTTTGGGGGAACTTTATGGAAAACAAAAATAACATCATTTCAAAAAATGTTATTTCATATGTAAATGAAATTTTAAAGACAGGAATTTTTGAAAATGCAAGTGATATACACATAAAATATGACAACATTGAGGGAATGGAAATAAAATACCGAAAAGATGGTTATCTTACAGAAAATTCAAATTTATACAAAAATATAAACAAAAATTTATTGGAAAAAAATATTGTGGAAATAATTTCCAGAATAAAAATATTGTCGCAAATGAATGTCGCTGAAAAAAGAAAGCCGCAGGATGGAAGTTTTTCAATTTCACTAAAAGATAGAAGATTTGATATAAGAGCAGCGTATATGCCGACTTTTTATGGAGAAAGTATCGTGCTTAGAATTTTGGAAAATTATTTGGATGATGTAAAATTGGAAACGCTTGGATTTCTTGAAGAGAGTATAAAATTAGTAAAAAAAATTCTATCAAGAAAACATGGCCTTATTTTAGTGAGTGGTCCAACTGGTTCTGGAAAATCGACTACACTTCAATCAATGATAAATAAAATCAATGATGGAAAAAGAAAAATAATAACTGTGGAAGATCCCGTGGAAATTAAAATTAATGGAATAGTGCAAGTTCAAATAAACAACGAAATAGGCGTAACTTTTTCAGAAGTTTTAAAGGCAACATTGAGAAATGACCCAGATGTCATAGTTATCTCAGAAATTCGGGACGAAGTGACGGCAGAAATTGCAGTAAGAGCTGCGCTAACTGGTCATTTAGTCATTTCAACAATTCATACAAATGACGCTGTTTCAACAATTGTGAGATTAGTGGATATGGGAATTCCCAAATACTTAATTTTAGATTCTTTGATAGGAGTAGTGGGTCAGAGATTAGTGCAAAAAAAATGTCAAAAATGCGGTGGATTAGGGTGTACGGGATGCAGCAATGGTTATAGTGGACGAATTTCAATAAATGAAGTACTTTTGATAAATGAAAGAGTCAAAGACATTTTAAAAAATAACAATTTAGGAATTGAATGCAAAAATAAGTTAAAAGAATTAAATGATAAATTTGAAAAATGTTTTATAGATTTTTATGAAGATATAAAAAATAAAATTGAAAAAAATTTAATTTTTGAAACAGATAATGTAGATATTTTATTTTAAAAAAATCAATAAAAAATAACCTTGAAATTTATTTTTGAGGTTATTTATTTTTGAGAAAAAATAGTTAAGGGAAATATATGGAAACGGTTTTAATAACAGGAGCAAGTAGCGGAATTGGCTATGAGTTGGCAAAAATTTATGCAAAAAATAATTACAATTTAGTTTTAGTTGCCAGAAGAATTGAAAAATTGAAGCAATTAAAGCGTGAAATAAAAAAAAGTAATTCCAAAATTCAAATAAAAATTATAGAAATGGATCTTTCTGAAAGCAAAGCACCAAAAAAATTGTTTTTTTTATTGGAAAATGACAATATAGAGATAGACATATTAATAAATAATGCGGGAATAGGGGTGTATGGAAATTTTTTAGAATTGTCGCACAAGGAAATGGAAAAGATAGAAAAAATGTTAAATTTAAACATAATAGCAGTTGTAAAACTTACAAAAATATTTTTAAACAAGATGAAGAAACAAAAAAGAGGTACAATTTTAAATGTTGCGTCAACAGCGGCATTTCAACCAGCAGGGCCGTTAATGGCAACTTATTATGCAAGTAAAAGTTTTATGTTATCTTTTAGTGAAGGAATTAGGTATGAATTAAAAAATACAAATATAAAAATTTCCACACTTTGTCCAGGACCAACAATTACGGAATTTGAAAAAATGTCAAAAACAAAGAAATTCACAGATAAAATAAAAATGATGTCAGCTGAAAAAGTTGCAAAAATAGCTTTTAATGGCTTAAAAAAAGGTAAAAAAATCATAATTCCAGGATATTTAAACAAAGTTTCAGTTTTAACGAGTAAAGTATTTCCAAGGGAATTATTGTTAAAAATCATAAAAAAAATTCAACAAAATAAATAAATTTTTAAACAGAAAATAATTAAAATAGAAAAACCATTTATAAAAACGATGTATTTCTATAAAAAAACCAAAAAATAAGAAAAAAGTAGTTGACAAGGAAAAAAATCTTTGATATAATATATTTCGTCGATACAAAAAGTGTCGCAAAAGGACAATGAAAAAGAAGAAGAATTTAAGTGTGATAGATTAAAAAATATGTAAGGTGAAATTTAATATATTGTTGAATGAAGAGTTTGATCCTGGCTCAGGATGAACGCTGACAGAATGCTTAACACATGCAAGTCTATGGGGAAACGGTGCTTGCACCGCGTTAACCATGGCGGACGGGTGAGTAACGCGTAAAGAACTTGCCGGATGGTCCGGGATAACAGTCGGAAACGACTGATAATACCAGATATTATGAGCCTGCCGCATAGCCGGCTCATGAAAAGCAATGCCATCCGAGAGCTTTGCGTCCTATTAGCTTGTTGGTAAGGTAACGGCTTACCAAGGCTATGATAGGTAGCCGGCCTGAGAGGGTGGACGGCCACAAGGGGACTGAGATACGGCCCTTACTCCTACGGGAGGCAGCAGTGGGGAATATTGGACAATGGGGGCAACCCTGATCCAGCAATTCTGTGTGCACGATGAAGGTCTTCGGATCGTAAAGTGCTTTCAGCAGGGACGAAGTCCTGACTGTACCTGCTAAAGAAGCGACGGCTAAATACGTGCCAGCAGCCGCGGTAATACGTATGTCGCAAGCGTTATCCGGAATTATTGGGCATAAAGGGCATCTAGGCGGCTTTGCAAGTCCGAGGTGAAAACTATTGGCTCAACCAATAGCTTGCCTTGGAAACTGCTTTGCTAGAGTATTGGAGAGGTGGACGGAACTGCACGAGTAGAGGTGAAATTCGTAGATATGTGCAGGAATGCCGATGATGAAGATAGTTCACTGGACGATAACTGACGCTCAAGTGCGAAAGCTAGGGGAGCAAACAGGATTAGATACCCTGGTAGTCCTAGCTGTAAACGATGATTACTGGGTGTGGGCATGAAGAGTGTCCGTGCCGAAGTTAATGCGATAAGTAATCCGCCTGGGGAGTACGGCCGCAAGGCTGAAACTCAAAGGAATTGACGGGGACCCGCACAAGCGGTGGAGCATGTGGTTTAATTCGACGCAACGCGAGGAACCTTACCAGATCTTGACATCCTCGGTAGGTGATAGCAATATCACCGTGCCCTCGGGAACCGAGTGACAGGTGGTGCATGGCTGTCGACAGCTCGTGTCGTGAGATGTTGGGTTAAGTCCCGCAACGAGCGCAACCCCTATCGCTAGTTGCCATCATTAAGTTGGGGACTCTAGCGAGACTGCCTGCGAAGAGCAGGAGGAAGGTGGGGATGACGTCAAGTCATCATGCCCCTTATGATCTGGGCTACACACGTGCTACAATGGCTGGTACAGAGAGACGCAATGCAGCAATGCCTAGCTAACCTCTAAAGCCAGTCCAAGTTCGGATTGAAGTCTGCAACTCGACTTCATGAAGTTGGAATCGCTAGTAATCGCAGATCAGCAATGCTGCGGTGAATACGTTCTCGGGTCTTGTACACACCGCCCGTCACACCACGAGAGTTGTCTGCACCTGAAGCTGCCGGTCTAACCTTTCGGAAGAAGGCATCTAAGGTGTGAACAGTGATTGGGGTGAAGTCGTAACAAGGTATCCGTACCGGAAGGTGCGGATGGATCACCTCCTTTCTAAGGAGTTTGTTTATACACTTTCTTCTTCTTTTAGATTTTGGGCGTGTAGCTCAGGTGGTTAGAGCACTGTGCTGATAACGCAGGGGTCGCTGGTTCGAGTCCAGCCATGCCCACCATTCTTTGTATGGGGATATAGCTCAGTTGGGAGAGCGCTGCCCTTGCAAGGCAGAGGTCAGCGGTTCGAACCCGCTTATCTCCACCAATTCAAGGACAATGGGAAATGAATAGTAGGTAAAAGATTACAACAAAATAGTTTATTCTGTTAATAAAAAAAGCTAATTAAGAGCACACGGAGGATGCCTAGGTAATAACAGCCGATGAAGGACGCGATAAGCTGCGATAAGTCAGGTCGAGATGCACATAATCAATGACACCTGAATTTCCGAATGGGGTAACCTGCATACCCAGATGGTATGCGCGAAAGCGGTAAGCCTGTGAACTGAAACATCTAAGTAACAGGAGGAAAAGAAAGTAAAAACGATTCCCTCAGTAGCGGCGAGCGAACGGGGATAAGCCTAAACCGTACCGGTGCCAAGCTGGCAGCGTTGCCGGTACGGGGTCGTGGGATTTCATCCGACTTATGCCATAATGTCTAAGTAGCATAGCAGTAAGAAGAATCAGATGGGAAGCTGAACCATAGAAGGTGATAGTCCTGTATGTCGTATATGCTGTACTATGATTTGAAACTCCCGAGTAGCGTCAAGCACGAGGAATTTGGCGTGAATCTGCGTGGACCATATCACGTAAGGCTAAATACTGTTATTGACCGATAGTGAAGAGTACCGTGAGGGAAAGGTGAAAAGAACCCTGTGCAAGGGAGTGAAATAGAATTTGAAACCGTGTGCTTACAAACGGTAGGAGCACTTTATGTGTGACTGCGTGGATTTTGGTTAATCATCCTGCGAGTTATGATCAGTGGCAAGGTTAATTAATGAAGCCGAAGGGAAACCAAGTCTTAATAGGGCGATTTAGTCGCTGGTCATAGACGCGAAACCTAGTGATCTAGGCCTGTCCAGGCTGAAGCTGAGGTAAGACTCAGTGGAGGGCCGAACTCACCGCCGTTGAAAAGTTGGGAGATGAGATAGGTCTAGGGGTGAAAAGCCAATCGAACTAGGAAATAGCCCGTTCTCTCCGAAATGCATTTAGGTGCAGCCTGAATTTTAGATATGTGGGGGTAGAGCACTGTATGATCTAGGGGGCATATTGCTTACCGAAATCAAGCAAACTACGAATACCATTTATTACTAATTCGGAGTGAGTCCATGGATGATAAGGTCCATGGACAAAAGGGAAACAGCCCAGACCACCAGCTAAGGTCCCTAATTATGTCTAAGTGGGAAAGGAGGTGGATATTCACAGACAACCAGGAGGTTGGCTTAGAAGCAGCCACTCCTTAAAAGAGTGCGTAATAGCTCACTGGTCGAGAGTATCTGCGCCGAAGATGTAACGGGGCTAAAGACATAAACCGAAGCTGTGGAAGCGGCTTTGCCGCTTGGTAGGAGAGCGTTCTGTAGGTCTACGAAGGCTGGCCGTAAGGCCTGCTGGAGACATCAGAAGTGAGAATGCAGGAATGAGTAGCGAGAAGGAGGGCGAGAATCCCTCCGGCCGGAAGTCCAAGGTTTCCGGGGGAAGGTTCGTCCGCCCCGGGGAAGTCGGGACCTAAGCGTAAGCAGAGATGTGATTGCGAATGGTAAATAGGTTAATATTCCTATACCACTGTCAGTCGTCTGAGTGATGGAGTGACGCAGTAAGGTATGTGAGAAGGCTGTCGGAATAGCCTTTCTAAAGGCCTAGCCTGGGCACGCAGGTAAATCCGCGTGCCTATAGGTGAGACCCTACGGGTAAGTGCTTTTGCATAAGTCACAAATCCTACACTGCCTAGAAAAACTTCTAACAAGACTCGTCAGTGCCCGTACCCTAAACCGACACAGGTGGACAGAGTGAGAAACTTAAGGCCGACAGGATAACTCTAGCTAAGGAACTCTGCAAAATAGCCCCGTAACTTCGGGAGAAGGGGTGCCTGATATACCTAAGTGGAGAAACACCTCAAGGGGAAACAGGCCGCAGTGAAGAGTCTCAAGCAACTGTTTACCAAAAACACAGGTCTATGCTAAGCTGTAAGGCGACGTATATGGGCTGACACCTGCCCAGTGCCGGAAGGTTAAGAGGAGGAGTGAGAGCTCCAATTTGAAGCCCCGGTGAACGGCGGCCGTAACTATAACGGTCCTAAGGTAGCGAAATTCCTTGTCGGGTAAGTTCCGACCTGCACGAATGGTGAAATGATTTGAGAGCTGTCTTGGCTGGAGACCTGGTGAAGTTGTAATGTCGGTGAAGATACCGACTACCTGCAGTAGGACGGAAAGACCCCGTGGAGCTTTACTGTAGCTTGGCATTGGGTTTTGACAATGTGTGTATAGGATAGTTGGGAGACTTCGAAGTTAAGGCGTCAGTCTTTTCTGAGTCACTGTTGGAATACCAACCATATGTTGTCGGAATTCTAATCCTTTCCCGGAGACAGTGCTAGGTGGGCAGTTTGACTGGGGCGGTCGCCTCCAAAAGAGTAACGGAGGCGTTCAAAGGTTCCCTCAGGCTGGATGGAAATCAGCCTTCGAGTGCAAACGCATAAGGGAGCTTGACTGCAAGACCGACGGGTCGAGCAGGTACGAAAGTAGGAGTTAGTGATCCGGCGGTCCCTAATGGAAGGGCCGTCGCTCAACGGATAAAAGCTACCCCGGGGATAACAGGCTGATACTTCCCAAGAGTCCATATCGACGGAAGTGTTTGGCACCTCGATGTCGGCTCGTCTCATCCTGGGGCTGGAGAAGGTCCCAAGGGTTGGGCTGTTCGCCCATTAAAGAGGCACGCGAGCTGGGTTCAGAACGTCGTGAGACAGTTCGGTCCCTATCCACTGCAGGCGCTGGAATACTGAAAAGTTCTGTCCTTAGTACGAGAGGACCGGGATGGACAAACCTCTGATGTATCAGTTGTCACGCCAGTGGCACGGCTGAGTAGTCACGTTTGGTTAGGATAATCGCTGAAAGCATCTAAGCGAGAAACCCCCTTTAAGATGAGTATTCCCAGTATCCACATAGACTATGTGGTCGATAGGCTGGAGATGTAAGCGCAGCAATGCGTTCAGTTGACCAGTACTAATATTACTTAAGCTTTTTTTATCTTTTACTCCTACTATTTATTTCTCATTGCCTTTTTTCAATACCCTTTATATTCTGTTTGGTGACTATTGCAACAGGGATACACCCGGTCTACATTTCGAACCCGGAAGTTAAGTCTGTTTACGCCTACGATACTTAGTGTTTACTAGGAAAAATAGGTAATTGCCAAACTTTTTCTTTTTTGCGTCTCCGTAGCTCAGCTGGTTAGAGCATCTGACTGTTAATCAGAGGGCCGTTGGTTCAAGTCCAACCGGGGACGCCACTTTTTTTTAAATAAAAAAATACCAACTCTTAATTCCTTATTTCTAAGTTTAAATATATTTTAGAATCGGTATCTTTGGATTTTGTAATGCCTTTTTTTATTTGAAAACTTCTCCAGCTTCTTTGTACCATAGAACTAAATCTAGTTCGTCCATATTTATTTTACAAAATTTCGAATAATTTCTCATTTTTTCTTCTATTTCGTAATATTTTTTTTCAGTTATCGTTTTTGGAATACTATCAATAACATTTAATTCATTTAAATTTCTTAATATATGTCTATCTAAAATAGCTATGTTTTCTCCAAATCCAAGATTTCTTAGAACATGGCTTGCTTCTTTTAATCCCATTCCCTTTATGTTTTTTAAAATCCATTTTCTTTTTTCAAAAGTGTCATTTATTTCAGATAATATTTTTTTTGGCTGAAGTTTTTCACCTCTTGTCATTAAATTTCTTAGTTCTATTAAGTACTTGGCTTTGTTGTTTTTGAACCTTACAATATTTAAGTAATGTACTATTTCTGTGGCGTTTCCTGTATATAAAAGATTATTTTCAACAAGAGTTGTGATTGCACTCCAGGCGTTTTTTGCCTTGGATTGAGGAGTTAAGATACAAAATGCTATTTCTGCAAAAATTTCTTTTTCTGATTTATTCCACGCCTCTTTATAACCTTTGATTGCCTTTTTTATTTCAGGTTTAATAGTTTTATAAATTTTTAAAATTTTTTCATTTTTTTCTTTGTTTATAGATTTTTCAAAATCATTTTCAGTCGTTTGTTTCAAGGTTCCTCCTAAAATTTATGAATTTAGATAAAAGTTACATATTTCATCAATAGTTTCGTTAGTTTCTTTTAATGGTGCTAAAATCCAGTCGTGACACATATTTTTTCCAACCTTTACTTTGACAGTCGTTCCAGTTGAAGTTTTCAATTTATCATTTAGTTTTAGACAATCTGGATAAAAAATTTCATTTGTGCCAAAAATTAGAAAAATATCTTTTAAATTGTCCATATTTCCATATATCGGCGAAATTAACGGGTCTTGAGTATTCAAATTTCCTGCAAATTGTTTTCCCGTCGTTATTAAACCATTTAATGGTAGAAGCGGGTCTTTCTCTTCAAAATTTTTAATTTCACTATTTGTCATAGAAACGTCAACCCAAGGGGACATCAATACTGTTTTTTTGGGAAAAGGGACGTCATTTCTATTTTTTAGTTGCTGTAAAAAAGATAGTGCTAGTCCTCCACCAGAAGAATCTCCAAATAAAAAAAATTCGTCATTTTTATATTTTGAAGTAATTTTTTTGTATGTTTTTGATAAAATTTTATGTGCTTTTTGAATGTCATTTTCAGGCGCCAAGGGATAGTCAATAAATGTGACTTTTAAATTATACTTTTTTGCCATTTTTTCAATAATAATTTTATGTCCTTTGACGGCTTTCATCACATATGCTCCGCCGTGTAAAAATATAACGTGTTTATTTTTAGTATTATTTTTAAAAATTGTCAGTACTTGAAATCCGTCAATAAATTGTTCTTTTATATTCAGAGTTTTATCAAAAAATTTTTTATTTAAAAAATCAGTATTTCTTTTTGGATTTAAAAAATCTTTTTCTTTATATTTTTTAACATTTACTAATTTTGCAACAGGTACTGCAATATCTGATAATATACTCATTTAAAGTTTTTTTTATATCCTTTCTTAGTTTATAACTTTGTTTATTATAACATTTTTATAAGTTTATTTGTACTAAAAATTATTATTTTTATTTTTTGAAAATTTTATACTTTGAAAAATAAAAGAAGTTTGGTAAAATATTAATATGTAGTTTTATGTTTAATAATGATAATTTTTGTAATAATTAAATTGAAAAAAGAGGGTGTTTTTAAATGCTAAGCAAAAATAAACGATTAGAAGCGATAACGAAAATAGTTGAGAAAAAGGGAACGGTGAGAGTTTCGGAGATAGTTACGAGCTTAAATGTTTCCGATATGACTGTGAGGCGTGATTTTACTGAATTGGAGGAATTGGGAATATTAAAAAGGACACATGGGGGAGCTAAGAGTAAAAATACATTTCAGTATAAGGAGTTGTCGCATGAGGATAAATATGTCTTAAATATAGAAAAAAAGAGAGAAATAGCTCTAAAAGCTGTAAAATTGTTAGGAGAAGGAGATACAATTTTTTTAGGTCCTGGAACAACGGTTGAATTAATGGCAAAAGAAATCAGTCTTAAGTCGCTTAGAGTTTTGACAAATTGTTTACCTATCTTTGAAATTTTGTCTGAAAAAAAAAGTGAGACTTTCAATGTGTTTCTTGTCGGAGGAGAGTTTAGAAAAATAACGAAGTCGTTTGTGGGAGAAATAGCAAATATGACGCTAAAAAATATGAATTTTAATAAAATGTTTTTTAGCTGCAATGCAATAAAAGAAAACGATATCATGACATCTACATTCGAAGAAAGTTACACACAAGAAATAGTTTTAAATAATTCAGAAGAAAAATATTTACTTGCGGATGATTCAAAAATTGAAAAAGTAGATTTTATCAACTTTTACACATTGGATAAATTGACAGGAATCGTAATAAATAATACCGAAAAAGAAATATTAAATAAAATTGAGAAATACGTAAATTTAGTTATTTAACAAAAATTAAAAAAATACAACTGTACCAAAAAACTTAAAAGTTTGGAGGTACTTTTTTTATATCAAATCTTAAATTCAAATCAATAAGGTGAACTACTCCCGCTTTTAAAAGCGGGAGCTTCTTGGGAAGTATCTGCTTTTGCTAGCCAAATATATTTACCAAGCTCTTCGGGC
Proteins encoded in this window:
- a CDS encoding N-glycosylase/DNA lyase, producing the protein MKQTTENDFEKSINKEKNEKILKIYKTIKPEIKKAIKGYKEAWNKSEKEIFAEIAFCILTPQSKAKNAWSAITTLVENNLLYTGNATEIVHYLNIVRFKNNKAKYLIELRNLMTRGEKLQPKKILSEINDTFEKRKWILKNIKGMGLKEASHVLRNLGFGENIAILDRHILRNLNELNVIDSIPKTITEKKYYEIEEKMRNYSKFCKINMDELDLVLWYKEAGEVFK
- a CDS encoding alpha/beta hydrolase fold domain-containing protein; this translates as MSILSDIAVPVAKLVNVKKYKEKDFLNPKRNTDFLNKKFFDKTLNIKEQFIDGFQVLTIFKNNTKNKHVIFLHGGAYVMKAVKGHKIIIEKMAKKYNLKVTFIDYPLAPENDIQKAHKILSKTYKKITSKYKNDEFFLFGDSSGGGLALSFLQQLKNRNDVPFPKKTVLMSPWVDVSMTNSEIKNFEEKDPLLPLNGLITTGKQFAGNLNTQDPLISPIYGNMDNLKDIFLIFGTNEIFYPDCLKLNDKLKTSTGTTVKVKVGKNMCHDWILAPLKETNETIDEICNFYLNS
- a CDS encoding DeoR/GlpR family DNA-binding transcription regulator produces the protein MLSKNKRLEAITKIVEKKGTVRVSEIVTSLNVSDMTVRRDFTELEELGILKRTHGGAKSKNTFQYKELSHEDKYVLNIEKKREIALKAVKLLGEGDTIFLGPGTTVELMAKEISLKSLRVLTNCLPIFEILSEKKSETFNVFLVGGEFRKITKSFVGEIANMTLKNMNFNKMFFSCNAIKENDIMTSTFEESYTQEIVLNNSEEKYLLADDSKIEKVDFINFYTLDKLTGIVINNTEKEILNKIEKYVNLVI